The window AGAATTTTAGGGGACTTCATCTGAAACACTGGAATTAAACCCTCACCTGGTTTAATATCttgacatcattaacaccctcatCTGGACTTAAATATTGTTTAATACTGTTTCATTAACACCCTCACCTCTTAATATTGTTTCTGACATCATACACCctccatgtcttgattgacatcaGGCTTAAAACCCTCACCTTTAACCTGACATCATTCATCTACATCTGATTAACAGTGGATTTAACACCCTCATCAATAAAGGacatctttcacctggtcagtctatggcaTGGACAGAGCAGGTGTTCATCATTAACACTCAGTCTGATTAATACTCAAATCATTAACAGTCACCTGGATATAGTGATTTAAATCTAAAGTTGGATAGTGACTATACATGATTTAAACTAACAGTTATTGGATAGTGTAATACTACATGATTTAAACCCTAACAGCTGGATAGTGACTGACATGATTAAACCCTCAGCTGAAGAGTGTAatactgacatcattaacacctCACCTGGATTAATACTGACATCATGAACACCCTCATCTGGATTAAtctgacatcattaacaccctcatCTGGATTAATACATATTCAGACATCATTAAGGCACCCTCATCTGGATTAATACTGAAAACATCATTATACACCCTCATTATGTATTTAATACTAAAATTATCAGTTGATCAGTCATGTATTTAATACTGACATCATTAACATTCTCCCATCTGGATTTCCCTTGACATCATTACTGAACTCTCTATTAATACTGACATACTGAAACCTCACCTATTAATACAgacatcattaacaccctcatctggattaatactgacatcattaacaccctcatCTGGATTAATACAGACATCATTACTGACCCTCACCTATTAACAGACATCATTAACACCTCATCTATTAACAGACATCATTAACCCCTTAACAGAATTAATACTGAacatcattaacaccctcatCTGGATTAATACTGACATCATGAACACTCATCTATTaactgacatcattaacaccctcacctggattaacactgacatcattaacaccctcatCTGGATTAATACTGACATCATTAACAGACCCTCATCTGAATTAATAACAGAacatcattaacaccctcatCTGAATTAATACTGAACATCATTAACAACCTCACCTGGATTAATACAGAACATCATACTAAACCCTCACCTATTAATAGAACATCATTAAACTCATCTGGATTAACAGACATCATTAAACCCTCATCTGGATTaacatgacatcattaacaccTCATCTGGATTAACAGACATCATTAAACCCTCATCTATTAATACAGACATCATTAACACCCCTCTGGATTAACAGAACATCATACTGAACCTCATTCTGGATTAATACTGACATCATTAACAACATCATCTGGATTAATACTGACATCATACAACTCATCTGGATTAACAGAACATCATACTGAACCTCTATTAACAGAACATCATTAACTGAACCATCTATTAACTGACATCATTAACCTCTATTAACAGGATTAATACTGACATCATTAACCACTAACAGAACCTCATACTGGATTAatactgacatcattaacaccctcaCCTCTATTAATACTGACATCATTAACAACTCATCTATTAACAGAACATCATTAACCTATTATTAATACTGACATCATTAACAACATCATCTGGATTATTAACAGACATCATACTGAACTCATCTGGATTAATACAgacatcattaacaccctcaCCTATTAACAGAACATCATTAACACCCTAATCTGGATTAACAgacatcattaacaccctcaCCTATTAACAGACATCATAACTGAACCATCTGGATTAACAgacatcattaacaccctcaCCTATTAACAGAACATCATTAACACCTCACCTATTAACAGAACATCATGAACCTCTATTCAGGTTAatactgacatcattaacaccctcatCTGAACCTCTATTACAgacatcattaacaccctcatctggattaatactgacatcattaacaacatcatctgaaccttattaacagaACATCATACTGAACCTCACCTATTAATACAgacatcattaacaccctcatctggattaacactgacatcattaacaccccATCTATTAATACTGACATCATTAACTGAACCATCTattaatacagaacatcattacaACTCATCTATTAATACAGACATCATTAACAGAACCTCACCTGGattaatacagaacatcattaaaCCTCATCTATTAACAGAACATCATTATCATTTGCAGAACTCTGCCTATTAACAGATCATCATTTGAACCTCTATTAACAGAAACATAGAACCTCTATTTAACAGAACATATTAGACATGTCTCAAAAATAGTTGTTTTTTTAACAGAACATACCAATAATCCACTGAATTATGTGGTTAAACTTTACACCAGGGTTGGGATCAATTCCATTTAGAAAGAAAAACAAATTCTATTAACAGAATTTTCCTCACTGAAAAGCATTGAAgtgaattggaatttcagtgtatTTCTGGAATTTACAGAATTGACCCTAACCCTGGTTAACAACATGGACAAGAATGCTATTGAGAGTAGGGACTGAACCTCCTGTTAAGTGACATACTGAACAGGTGAACAGGCAGTACCACTACCTTACCTACAGTATCAGCCAGGTGGAGATGGGCAGCACCACTACCTACCTATCAGCCAGGTGGAGATGGAGATGATGTCCTGAAGCCTAGTTAACAGAACATGAGTTGTACCTCTCCATTAACAGCCTGCAGACCCATTCAGTGACTTTTTGTCCAGGACATCCAGGATTCTGACTGTCTGCACTGGCTTCTATTAGCGAACAACAGGACTTGGAACTCGGATTAACAGCATCATACTTGGCACCTCTAAACAGAACATCTCTGCAAAAACCGTTAGAGTAGTGGTGGGGTCAAACATTTCAAACCCAGTCAATTTAGAAAGAAACCAAATGTCAGTTCCTATTCCAAATGTTCCTCATTGAACCATCATTGAAGAGAATTGAAATTAGAATGAGGGGGACTTCCTGAAATGACAGAATCGAACCCAACCGTGGTTTAGATATCTTAGtttactaccatacccctttaAAGGAACATAAATATTGTTTCtgtttaccctctgaatggcaacaTAACATCCATGTCTTGATTGCCTCAAGGCTTAACAAAATCCTTCTATTAACAgaccccccttcatctacactgattgaagtggatttaacaagtgacactcAATAAAGgaactttcacctggtcagtctatggcataacagagcaggtgttcatgttttgtacactcagtgtgtgctAACAGTTCAAATCGGAGGATCTGAACAGTTATTTATATAGTGATTTAAATCTAACAGTTGGATAGTGACTATACAGTGATTTAAATCTAACAGTTATTGGATAGTGTCTATTATAGTGATTTTAAATCTAACAGTTATTGGATAGTGTCTATATAGTGATTAACAGAACATCATACTGAACCTCATAAATCTAACAATTATTGGATAGTGACTATATAGTGATTTAAATCTAACAGTTATTGAAGTGTCTATATAGTGATTTAAATCTAACAGCTGAAGACAGTGTTAACAGCATATTCAGCTCAGGCCCGTCCGGGTCTTCCTGTTGAAAGTACTGAACTCTGCTTTAAAGAACTTGAGTACGGTGAACACAGGCTAGATAGTCAGAAAGTCTTCCTGTAACCTCTATTAAAGAAACACATGAACCTCTATTAACAGAACAAAAATGATGTATTTAACTAAAATTATCAGTTGATCAGTCATCTATTAACAGAACATATGACTGAACCTCTATTAACAGAACATACTGAACCTCTATTAACAGAACATCATACTGAACCTCTATTAACAGAACATACCGAACCTCTATTAACAGAACATCATACTGAACCTCTATTAACAGAACATCATACTGAACCTCTATTAACAGAACATCATACTGAACCTCTATTAACAGAACATCATACTGAACCTCTATTAACAGAAACATACCGAACCTCTATTAACAGAACATCATACTGAACCTCTATTAACAGAACATCATACTGAACCTCTATTAACAGAACATCATACTGAACCTCTATTAACAGAACATCATACTGAACCTCTATTAACAGAACATCATACTGAACCTCTATTAACAGAAACATACCGAACCTCTATTAACAGAACATCATACTGAACCTCTATTAACAGAACATACTGAACCTCTATTAACAGAACATCATACTGAACCTCTATTAACAGAACATCATACTGAACCTCTATTAACAGAACATACCGAACCTCTATTAATAGAACATCACACCAAAACCTCTATTAACAGAACATCATACTGAACCTCTATTAACAGAACATCATACTGAACCTCTATTAACAGAACATCATACTGAACCTCTATTAACAGAACATCATACTGAACCTCTATTAAAGAACATCATACTGAACCTCTATTAAAGAACATCATACTGAACCTCTATTAAAGAACATCATACTGAACCTCTATTAACAGAACATCAGTAGTACTCTTTTCACTCTCTCGTGGTTTCTCAATAAAAACTGTGCTGGCTTGGATCATTGTCCTTTTCCAGTATAATTCCAGCAACTAAATGTAATCTAACCAGGCCAGTGCAGGCCAACTCCACACAGTATTGTGAATAGGGTATACGAGGTCAAATATGGggcttgtgtgagtgtgtgttacatCGTTCTCCCTACTCTCACCCCTGTATGATGACCTTGTCTGTGTCTCGGACGGCTTGGTAATGGCTGATGGCATCGTCCAGGTAGAATAACGTCTTCTGCGTTGTCCCCTTCAGCTGCAGTAGGTTCTGTGTGCTGTCGTGCATGGGAATGACCGAGTTCTCCAGGTGCTCCAAACGGCCCTCCAACGACGAGAGAATGGACACCTAGGACACCACACCTTGAGCTACACTGTCTCACGTTAAAGCTTGCATAGAACTGAAGCTCTCTACTTCATTTGCGATTCAATACATTAACTCACCAATACGTTTTAGCTAATAATATTCTGTAAGAAGTGCAGGAACTCAAGTAGTAGCACATTTGAGGTGTGGTACTCAGTTCCAGTGAGCTCCCGCCCATATCAAACACTGATTTAATTCATATCTGTGACACAGTAACTTTAGTTGGACACAAGTCAGGTAGCTAACAGTTAGCTAGCTTATGTAAGAGGATTCAAGTTCTTTGATTTCAGATTAAGCTTACCATGCCTTTAGTCAGCTGATCACTTCTTTTGAGGCTGTCGCTAACGAATGTCAGCAGATCTTGATCCTTGAGAAGAAAACGGAttggtagctagctagtttaatctaatttggctaacgttagctctcCCTACATATTATTGCTGCATTTAATGAGGCTACAGTGAGTTCTCATACAAATAGTCAAAACGTTAGTAAGTCTACTACTCTAGCAAGCAATGTCATATAATATTTGGACAGACATGTGAAGTGTTCACTAGCCATTGTGTGGTCCGAATGACACCCTAACTAGAGGCGTGTTACTAGATATAAGCTACAGCTGCTAACGTGTCCTATAGTTCATGGATGATAACTTGATTTGCTAACACTAGCTACTGTAACTAGCCAGCGAGCCTAACGTTACCCGTTTGAGCTTCTCCTCAATCTTCTCTCTCCACAAATATGTTTCATCTGTCGCAGTCATTCTGTTAACAATTCCCTTTTTTAGGTATAACTTTACCATTTTATTGTCAAGCATTTGTAAAACAGTTCACCCCCTGCCAGGTAAATGAGTTAGCCAACTGAACCACAGGTTAAAAGGGTCGTTGACGGTTAGTCAAGTGGCTTCTGCTTCTTTGCGCCAAACTTCCAAGGACAAATTCCTTTGGCTGCATTTAGTGTGGACATTTTTTTTGCATGATATTATTACAACTCACTTGACTCACACACTTTTGTTTTTATTCATTCACCCAGACATTTTATGTAAATATAATATTTACAAATGTCTTATATTACAATCAGCAGTTATCAATCATTAACAAGGTTGTATTTTGAATATTTAGCAGGAAAACAAATGAAACAAACATACAAAGAAGCCTAGTAGTCTCTTAGTTTTATACTACATCGTTTGtaggactctgtaggaagaaccCAGTGCCCTCAGAATAGAGAGATGCCTTCCACCTGTTCAACAGGAATTAAGAAAAATGACAGTAGCCTATGCACCAGTTAAAGCAAGGCAAGATCCTCTTGATAACATAAAATACTACATTAGCAGAAATGCTAATGTTTCTTCTCTGCACATCCACCTCTAGGGTCCCTGTTTGGCCATTGcctatataaagaaaacaaacatGACTGTTTAGATGGCAGAAATATCACATAACTATATTATCACAGACAAAAGTAGTCCATGTTGCAACTGAACCCGATCTCAAATGGGAAATACAATTGTAGTCTAAATTAAAAATAAGTTGGTGTTTATTATCCTCCGAATTGATACCTATGAGCTGAAATGTCTAATATGATCCGTTTTTAAATAAGAACTATATACCTGTTTGAAGAACTGGCTGCCAAGGTAGTTGGTTGCCATGCTCCTCAAGTTGGTCTTCCCGCCTACTTTGCATCGCACATATCCATACAGGTTGGCCCACTGCAATGCCACACCCATGATCACCACTGCCTGCAAGGGGACATGACATAAGAAATGCAATGCGTTGTGATTATTTATGTTTCTTTGAGAACCCAAAACAATGCATGTATCTGTTTATGTTAAATCATATAGCTAGCTTCATACTAGGCTTGACATGTTAATTATCGGGTGGGAAATTAGAGATGTCTAAATTCAAATGGAGAAAGGAAAGGTACTGAACCCACCAGCCACTTAAACTTGAAGGAgaagagagtactgaacacaaaGATGACCCAGAGGACTGGACACACAACCAGACCCAGCCAGAAGATCTGTGATTCAGAGTTGGTTGGAACTTTTCTACTGGTTGCCTACAGAGAGAGTTGGGAAAATTAAGCACGTGTCTACAGAAGTCTTAGTTGTTGCAATTCTTTCAGTCATAGActctttgatttgtttaattgATTGAACAGTCTGACAGTACTGTTTTTGGGGGTGCAATTTTCATATAATTTTCTTGTTGTTTATGTCTTTCACTTGTATTTTGTGGGTGcgaataaataaattaaaactaAACTAATAGAAAACTAATAGAAAACTACAACTCCactcagcctgttaccaacccttagtaaccttcttgaccagatacaatgctattttacagtaaacaaattggctgagagaaacctcaactaaatcttgtaatgaataatgtggaaattgaggtgactaaactgcttgcagtaaccctggattgtaaactgttatggtcaaaacatattgatacaacagtagctaagatggggagaagtctgtccataataaggctattctgccttcttaacaacactatcaacaaggcagctCCTACAGGCCTTAGTTTTGTCACATCTGGACTACTGTTCAATAGTGTAGTCAGGTGCCACAACGagggagctaacattaatgatatgcatgtaaatctctcatggctcaaagtgcgtgagagattgacttcatcactacttgttgttgtaagaagtgttgacaagctgaatgtgcCGATCtttctgtttaaactactagcacacagctcagacacctatggataccccacaagacatgccaccagaggtctcttcacaatctcAAAGTCCAGAACAGAATATGGGAGGCAACCAGTACTACAAttaagccatgactacatggaactctattccacatcaggtaacttatgcaagcagtagaatcagactTTTATTTAAaatagataaaaatacaccttatggaacagtgggaactgtgaagagacacacaaatGTACAGACACACGCATACAAGTACTAGCACATACGTATATTGTAAtatggtattatacattttgtattgtagatatgtagtggttatatgatatactgttttatcttttgttttatatgtaagtgccttaatgtgtttggaccccaggcaGAGTAGCAGCTgcattggcagcagctaatggggagccgtaataaatacaaatacagtcATGGACTATACTGCAACCGTACTGGTCTGGACTCAAACACCCAGTGGCTCTGTCCATCCTCATCCACCTGGTTCCACCACCGGAGGCCCACCATCAACCTGCCAGACACATTCTGAGAAAGAAACACAATGGGATCACCCTTTTCACACTACTCTGTCAAGCTGTGCTAGCctggcctggttacacatccAACAATCGCTGGAAACATGTGGGAAAGGGCAACGTTAAAAGAAAATATCCAGGCCAACacgatagtgtgaaaagggtatgACAAAATAAAGTTATACCACATCAAACTGTGACAACCCACCCACCTTGACTGTCCAGAAGTCACATGAAAGGAGGAGGATGATGGTGACCATACAGACGATGAAACTACTGCTCAGGATTTCACACAGTAGGTAGACTAAGATGGCACTGGTGCGGAAGAAGAGATGGAAGAACGTGGCCAGGGGATGCCTAAAACAAGAGCAGGTTTTGATCACacacaccagtgtgtgtgtgtgtgtgtgtgtgtgtgtatatacatacatacatacatacatacatacatacatacatacacgagagagagagatacagcaaAACAACATCTCTTGTTCTGGTAGATCAGAATAGGTGATACGGGTTGAGATGAAAATATCAGTTTATTCTGTTAATCCTCATCAATTAGTGAATCAACTTCCAAAACGCACTTGATTTCTGATTTCTTCTGTCTGGTGGGGGTATCATCATCGTCGTCACCAAAGAGTGGAGCATCTGCCTCCTGTGAATTCTTCCAAGAAATAAATGAGCTGTCAAACAAGGCTCATTGAGGTGGCTAACGCTACTTAGATAGCTACTACTGTAACTGACAGCTACCTGACATGACAGTGAGGTGGCTAACGCTACTTAGATAGCTACTACTGTAACTGACAGCTACCTGACATGACAGTGAGTGACACACCAAATAGATGGTTCTGGGGTAATTTGTGCATTCTAGCTAAATAGTTCTGTTTAAAACATTACAAAGGTTTATCTATTCAAATAACTGCATAAAAACGTAGCTAGCTTAAAAGAACAAGTGAAGTTAAGTGAGCAAGCTAGCTAACAGTTAGCTAGTAAGGCTCACTGAAGTAGGGCAACAAAGTTAGCTAAGAAAAACGCCATGAGAGCAACTTGAACAGTAAAGCGTTACCAGGCATAGTGTCATCAATAATTAAAGATTTAAAACAACTTATTTGTTTGAAAATAGTAAGAGATCTCACCAGTCTCATCATCTTTGACACTCACTTCCGGATGACGTGTAGGTAAACAACAAACATGCTTGTATGAAGGACCCCACTCATGGGTGCAGAATAAGTTGCCTGATTGCAACTTTGTAAAGATCTGAACCAGAGATTTGAAAATCTAATGTGATGTGAAATCACGATTGATATAAATTAATTTATTAATTCATGAAAAAATATATTCATGGCGATATCTTTACCTCGAACATGACTTACTGCTTGTGATTAGACTGATCATTTTCAGGTCTTTAATTTGTAATAGTTTAATTTCATACCCACCTTGATCATCTGCATAGCGTCTCACCCCCAAGAAAAGAATCCATCACCAATATGTATAGCGCCCACACGACTATATCAGAGGTGCGTTCAATTGTTGCAGAACGATTAGTTCTGAACAACACGTTTCTCCAAAACGTTATTGAACAGACTTTGAGGTATGTTTGCGCCAATGACTGGAAATATGAAGGTTTGCTTCCATTTGGTGGGTGTGGCTTGAAGCAATGAGTGAAGTTTTTAAAGGGCAGTGGACATGCGGACAGTGTTTCCCAACACACAACCCCTCCCTGTTTTTCAACTGGTCGTTCAGTACAGAAATGTTTCTGTTCAATTGAACGTTCGAGAACGTAAAAACATACTGAACGCagcccagggtttcccaaactcggtcctgtgtgcacattttggtttttgccctagcactacaatGCTGATTAAATTAATCAAcgtttgatgatgagttggttattttaaATCAGCTGTGTCGTGCTAGTGCAAAAATCAAAATGTGCACACAGGaggggccccaggaccgagtttgggaaactctgCCTTAAATGACTGGTCGCAATCAAGGAAGTATATGGGAACAGTTTGACAAatcttttttttatattttttacatagaATGTTTAGATTTAACATTGATGAGTTCGCaatgactttaaaaaaaatcaattcCACCGCTGGTCACAAGAAACATCACTATAGCGGCTTTTACTTTTACTGTAGATGCATTTTTTTTTAACACTATACAGTTTTCACCATACATTTTTTAGGCATAAAGGCTATGAAAATGTGTAGGCCTAAATCAAATCACTTTTCTTTCATAGAGACATCTACACTGTTATTTTGGAGTGTTATTGTTGCGGCCGCAGCAGCAGTTAATCTTTGACCAAGCTGGTGACCAGCCTGTAAAGATGAGTCTACCAGAGCTCATCAACTTCATAATCTGGGAATCTGTACACTCACTCCCTCATGTGACAGTCACACTGCCAGAGACAAAGGTCACCCCGTAGTTCATCCACTTCTGTCACAAGCATTCAGGATGCCAAAAACACCAGCCGTGTTTCTTCTCCTCGGTCTTTGTCTGTTCGGGGCAGCTGACGCCCTTTACAAGCAGTGGATACCCGACACTAACTATGAAAACAAGACCAACTGGGACAAAGGGTCCGTGCCCTGCGGTAACGACATAGTGCAGTTCTCGGCTCAGAGGAAAGTGTCTGTGTATGTGGAGACGGTCCACTCTGTCCAGGAGATCCGGCTACCGGTGGACGGAGAGTTCATCCTTCCCTCGGGGGGCGGCTTCACGGTCAGTAATGGAGGGGACCCCGGTTGCGGGGCCGGCATCACCGCCCAGTTCAAAGATGCAGAGTCTCTGCAGTGGTTCGACCCGGCGCTGTGGCAGGCGGCAGAGTCTTCAGACGACCTGGAGAAAGGTCGCTTCCTGTTCTCGGTACACGAGGAGAGCGTACCCTGCCAGTATGACAACGTGTTGTTCCGCGCTGGCTCCTCGTTCCGCGTGGACACTACCTCCAACCAGCCCAGCGTCCCTGTCCAGAGTGTGTCCGTTCTGGGGAAGAAGTTCAGCAGCAGCTCGGAGTTCACCCATTATCTGGGCTCACACTCTGGCCGGCTGCAGTTCCACGGAACCTCATCCCCCAGCGTCGGGGCTTCTGGCTGCAGTGATGCCTCTGGCTGTGACTGTGGGAACTCTGCGAATCACAACAGGATCTGCGGCACTGTGACATGCGCTCCTATGAGCTGTAAGAAGCCACTGTACCCCATAGGACACTGCTGCGACGTGTGCAGCGCCATCGTCACCATCCAGTATTCCTCAGGCTTCAACCTTGAGTCTTATCGGAATCGACTGCAGCACCTCTTCCTTGGTCTGCCCTCGTACCAGTCCATTCAGCTAGGCATGTCCAAGGTGCTCAAATCTCAGTATTTCCTCGGGGTGATCCCACGTGCGGCTGCAGCTGAGATCCAGATCGTGCTCCTGGATGGGGGTCTGGTGCAGGTGGCAGAGGCCCTGGCTCGGGACATATTGAAGGACGTCCAAGCCCAAGGCTCAAACCTGGGCATAACCGGGGCTGAGTTCCAGGCCTCTTCTGGGGCCACCAGTGGTGACGGGGCAGGGGACAACGCAGGTGTTGTGGTGGGAGCCGTGTTCGGCGTCCTGATAGTAGTCGTTGGTCTTCCCCTCCTGGCTGTCCTCTTCCGCAGAGGCGTCATAAAAACACCCACCATGCCCACCATCTCCATCCCTTCTCTGAGCAGCTTAAGGAGAAGCCAGGAGGAGATAGGGGACTTCACGGACCACGGCTTTGAAAACCCCATCTTCGACAAGCCCACCATGATGCCCGAAGTACCAGGTATCTATGGGACTGAAGCAGCCAACTCTATCTCCCTGACGTCGTCAGGTGTACATTTTGTTAATCCTGCGTATGATGAAAACGAGACCTCAATCGATTTCTCTGCCTGAGACTGTGTGTCATGGTATCTGTAAATATTTTGTGCACATTCTTATGAGAATAATTTCTTAAGTGTTGTAATGTATCTAAAATGT is drawn from Oncorhynchus keta strain PuntledgeMale-10-30-2019 unplaced genomic scaffold, Oket_V2 Un_scaffold_23083_pilon_pilon, whole genome shotgun sequence and contains these coding sequences:
- the LOC118378511 gene encoding Golgi apparatus membrane protein TVP23 homolog B isoform X2 produces the protein MMRLNSQEADAPLFGDDDDDTPTRQKKSEIKHPLATFFHLFFRTSAILVYLLCEILSSSFIVCMVTIILLLSCDFWTVKNVSGRLMVGLRWWNQVDEDGQSHWVFESRPATSRKVPTNSESQIFWLGLVVCPVLWVIFVFSTLFSFKFKWLAVVIMGVALQWANLYGYVRCKVGGKTNLRSMATNYLGSQFFKQAMAKQGP
- the LOC118378511 gene encoding Golgi apparatus membrane protein TVP23 homolog B isoform X1, encoding MQMIKNSQEADAPLFGDDDDDTPTRQKKSEIKHPLATFFHLFFRTSAILVYLLCEILSSSFIVCMVTIILLLSCDFWTVKNVSGRLMVGLRWWNQVDEDGQSHWVFESRPATSRKVPTNSESQIFWLGLVVCPVLWVIFVFSTLFSFKFKWLAVVIMGVALQWANLYGYVRCKVGGKTNLRSMATNYLGSQFFKQAMAKQGP
- the LOC118378509 gene encoding protein amnionless produces the protein MPKTPAVFLLLGLCLFGAADALYKQWIPDTNYENKTNWDKGSVPCGNDIVQFSAQRKVSVYVETVHSVQEIRLPVDGEFILPSGGGFTVSNGGDPGCGAGITAQFKDAESLQWFDPALWQAAESSDDLEKGRFLFSVHEESVPCQYDNVLFRAGSSFRVDTTSNQPSVPVQSVSVLGKKFSSSSEFTHYLGSHSGRLQFHGTSSPSVGASGCSDASGCDCGNSANHNRICGTVTCAPMSCKKPLYPIGHCCDVCSAIVTIQYSSGFNLESYRNRLQHLFLGLPSYQSIQLGMSKVLKSQYFLGVIPRAAAAEIQIVLLDGGLVQVAEALARDILKDVQAQGSNLGITGAEFQASSGATSGDGAGDNAGVVVGAVFGVLIVVVGLPLLAVLFRRGVIKTPTMPTISIPSLSSLRRSQEEIGDFTDHGFENPIFDKPTMMPEVPGIYGTEAANSISLTSSGVHFVNPAYDENETSIDFSA